The Methanosphaera sp. WGK6 genome contains a region encoding:
- a CDS encoding ABC transporter substrate-binding protein: MENKYIIGIIAVIVLVIIGGVIALGGANTERSADELVVAAYSHGGEPETGFDPILGWNYYAEPLIQSTLLKMTKNMTYENDLATNYTISNDYKTYTVDIRDDVKFTDGTPLTAEDVVFTYNEAKNSGASLDLTSMENATAINDTKVQFTLNKADSTFLDKLAYIGIVPSDSYNNESYGSNPVGSGPYKFVQWDKGQQVILEANDDYYGEKPAIKKLTISFSQNEAAFNMAKNSEADVVAVPLAYANETVDGYTMYLQDSIDVRGISLPNVNNTGETTEDGAAIGNNVTSDIAIRKALNYGVDRESIAQGALNGFGYPNYDGVAHQLPWANNESSIEDGNITYANETLEKAGWVDTDGDGIREKDGVKASFKLYYSSDAPERQAIAVSVSEQAKSMGIEIEPVGSNWDEMDGIKNSEAVVWGFGSTDPSTIWSEYYSDQAGISYNNPAFVNNTEVDSHVDQAFSESRESSYNDWSAAANAIAPEGDASWLWIGEIKYGYFVKDGVNISNDTALLQPHGGDIFGNIYDWTKENTTATA; encoded by the coding sequence ATGGAAAATAAATATATTATAGGTATAATAGCAGTTATTGTACTTGTGATTATTGGTGGTGTGATTGCATTAGGTGGGGCAAACACTGAAAGATCAGCTGATGAACTTGTAGTTGCAGCTTACAGCCACGGTGGAGAACCAGAAACAGGATTTGATCCTATACTTGGTTGGAACTACTATGCAGAACCTTTAATACAAAGTACATTATTAAAAATGACAAAAAATATGACATATGAAAATGATTTAGCAACAAACTACACAATAAGTAATGATTATAAAACATACACTGTTGATATAAGAGATGATGTTAAATTCACTGATGGAACTCCATTAACAGCAGAAGATGTTGTATTCACATATAATGAAGCTAAAAACTCTGGAGCAAGTCTAGATTTAACAAGTATGGAAAATGCAACAGCAATAAATGATACAAAAGTACAATTTACATTAAACAAAGCAGATTCAACATTCCTTGATAAACTAGCATATATTGGTATTGTACCATCAGATTCATATAATAATGAAAGTTATGGTTCTAATCCTGTAGGTTCTGGACCATACAAATTTGTACAATGGGATAAAGGACAACAAGTAATTCTTGAAGCAAATGATGATTACTATGGTGAAAAACCAGCAATTAAAAAATTAACAATATCCTTCTCACAAAATGAAGCTGCATTTAACATGGCTAAAAACTCTGAAGCAGATGTAGTAGCAGTACCACTAGCTTATGCTAATGAAACAGTAGATGGATACACAATGTACTTACAAGATAGTATAGATGTTCGTGGAATCTCATTACCAAATGTAAATAATACTGGTGAAACAACAGAAGATGGAGCAGCTATAGGAAATAATGTAACATCAGATATAGCAATAAGAAAAGCATTAAATTATGGTGTAGACAGAGAATCAATAGCTCAAGGAGCATTAAATGGATTTGGATATCCAAACTATGATGGAGTAGCACATCAATTACCATGGGCAAATAATGAATCATCTATTGAAGATGGAAATATCACTTATGCTAATGAAACCCTTGAAAAAGCTGGATGGGTTGACACAGATGGTGATGGTATTCGTGAAAAAGATGGAGTTAAAGCATCATTCAAACTTTATTACTCATCTGATGCACCTGAAAGACAAGCAATAGCAGTATCTGTTTCAGAACAAGCAAAATCAATGGGTATAGAAATTGAACCTGTAGGTAGTAATTGGGATGAAATGGATGGTATTAAAAACTCTGAAGCAGTAGTATGGGGATTCGGTAGTACTGACCCATCAACAATATGGTCTGAATATTACAGTGATCAAGCAGGAATAAGTTATAATAACCCAGCATTTGTAAATAACACTGAAGTAGATAGTCATGTAGATCAAGCATTCTCAGAATCACGTGAAAGTTCATACAATGACTGGTCAGCAGCAGCTAATGCAATTGCACCAGAAGGAGATGCATCCTGGTTATGGATTGGAGAAATTAAATATGGATACTTTGTAAAAGATGGAGTAAACATATCTAATGATACAGCATTACTCCAACCACACGGTGGAGACATATTTGGAAACATCTATGACTGGACAAAAGAAAATACTACAGCTACAGCATAA
- a CDS encoding right-handed parallel beta-helix repeat-containing protein produces MNTHVKKVFIITTFIFLLVCLTSISAVEVNDTPTETHIIEEASIDDDISKINDNQIITNQIENKTKNNLKQDSTTNTTTTPIDTVLLIDIPEFVVTIGDNAIINVNLTDIDENPISNANITLKIENTTTTMKTNNKGIATYTYKTTQAKENIIITATYNGNTKYQKSSDTSFIDVEKLSTTITLTNTTTRNAANITLTVNITDEKNSKLNNGYITVKINNKQLTANNKAIQYTVRNGQAKASIEIKKFTSTLNDLLIEYITTDNTHLNSSLETDYQRLSYTNLYVNSKGVGNGLTKNNPTNMTNALLYIANGGTIYLVGQNTTTDTYKLNTPINIDTNNVIGEVTTFNITGYTGHKITFNGQYKTRIFTINTGYTISLNKIQLTNANTTSGGAIYNKGTLLINQNNITNNHASYGGVILNEGNLTIKNSNITKNTAVNSGGVINSKGTVNLQYNNFINNSAAFGGVIYSSGNATITSNNFTTNHVTKNGGAIYNFGVMNLRSNNFTRNTANQWSGAVHNARNITVTSNKFALNTAGQLGGAMFNNANGTITSNTFESNRGKYGGAIYNGGVVLIQKNTIRYNNASQTGGAVANKGILTLKSNKMTGNKAVYGGAIFSNNTVAVDSDIITYCVASKSGGAIYNIGNFTVKNTNFTGNKANMGGTIFNAKNMNITSNNIVSGNASLGGGLYNDGITCNVVGNTFIKNHANYGGAAFTKKAITQSKNTYTNNTAIKGPNTYPN; encoded by the coding sequence ATGAATACACATGTAAAGAAAGTATTCATAATAACTACATTTATTTTTCTACTAGTATGTCTTACATCGATAAGTGCTGTTGAAGTAAATGATACCCCAACTGAAACACATATAATAGAAGAGGCTAGTATAGATGATGATATATCTAAAATAAATGATAATCAAATAATTACTAATCAGATAGAAAATAAAACAAAAAATAATCTAAAACAAGACAGTACCACTAATACAACTACAACACCTATTGACACAGTATTACTTATAGATATCCCAGAATTTGTAGTAACCATAGGTGATAATGCAATAATTAATGTTAATCTAACAGATATTGATGAAAATCCAATAAGTAATGCAAATATTACCTTGAAAATTGAAAATACTACAACAACCATGAAAACAAACAATAAAGGAATAGCAACATACACATACAAGACAACACAAGCAAAAGAAAATATAATAATAACCGCAACATATAATGGAAATACAAAATACCAGAAAAGCAGTGATACAAGTTTCATAGATGTTGAAAAACTATCCACAACAATCACACTAACTAATACAACAACAAGGAATGCAGCAAATATTACATTAACAGTTAATATAACAGATGAAAAAAATAGTAAACTAAATAATGGATACATAACAGTAAAAATAAATAATAAACAATTAACAGCCAACAATAAAGCAATACAATATACTGTTCGAAATGGACAAGCAAAAGCATCCATTGAGATAAAAAAATTCACTTCAACATTAAATGATTTACTAATAGAATACATAACAACAGATAACACTCACCTAAACAGTAGCCTAGAAACAGATTATCAAAGATTATCCTACACTAACTTATATGTAAATAGTAAAGGAGTGGGAAATGGATTAACAAAAAATAATCCAACTAATATGACAAACGCATTACTATACATAGCAAATGGTGGAACAATATACCTTGTTGGACAAAACACTACAACAGACACATACAAACTAAACACTCCAATAAACATTGATACAAACAATGTAATAGGAGAAGTAACTACATTTAACATAACAGGATATACTGGACATAAAATAACATTCAATGGTCAATACAAGACACGCATATTTACAATAAATACTGGCTACACTATAAGTCTAAACAAAATACAATTAACCAATGCAAATACTACAAGTGGTGGAGCAATCTACAATAAAGGAACACTACTAATAAATCAAAACAACATAACAAACAATCATGCAAGTTATGGTGGAGTAATACTTAATGAAGGAAATCTCACCATAAAAAATAGTAATATAACTAAAAACACTGCAGTAAACTCTGGTGGAGTAATAAACAGTAAAGGAACTGTTAACTTACAATACAATAATTTTATAAATAATTCTGCTGCATTTGGAGGAGTAATATACTCTAGTGGAAATGCAACAATAACAAGTAATAACTTCACAACAAACCATGTAACAAAGAATGGTGGAGCAATATATAACTTCGGTGTAATGAATTTAAGAAGTAATAACTTCACACGAAACACTGCCAACCAATGGAGTGGAGCAGTGCATAATGCAAGAAACATCACAGTAACATCCAATAAATTTGCACTAAACACTGCTGGTCAACTAGGAGGAGCAATGTTTAACAATGCAAATGGAACCATTACAAGTAACACATTTGAGTCTAATCGTGGAAAATATGGAGGAGCAATATATAATGGAGGAGTAGTACTTATCCAGAAAAACACGATAAGATACAATAATGCTTCACAAACTGGAGGAGCAGTAGCAAACAAAGGAATATTAACACTTAAATCCAACAAAATGACTGGAAACAAGGCAGTGTATGGAGGAGCAATATTCTCTAATAATACAGTAGCAGTAGACAGTGATATTATAACTTATTGTGTTGCAAGTAAGAGTGGAGGAGCAATCTATAATATAGGAAACTTCACAGTAAAAAACACTAACTTCACAGGAAATAAAGCAAATATGGGTGGAACAATATTCAATGCAAAGAATATGAATATTACAAGTAACAATATTGTTTCTGGTAATGCATCTCTTGGTGGAGGACTCTACAATGATGGAATAACATGTAATGTAGTTGGAAACACGTTCATTAAAAATCATGCAAACTATGGAGGAGCAGCATTCACCAAAAAAGCAATAACACAATCCAAAAACACGTATACAAACAATACAGCAATAAAAGGACCAAATACATATCCCAACTAA
- a CDS encoding class I SAM-dependent methyltransferase yields MSNKEAYIEKIIETTELEIDIPNFEEHHGNEEEIDPNYLLNCRKPEGKLGEKMIHSMNQHHELLARWGVSHLDINDNDIILDIGCGGGINIKRFTKMTNNKVYGLDYSKVSVNESIKHNQEEIADNKVEVHEGSVSDIPFDCETFDMISGFETIYFWPNIEYDFKEVYRVLRKGGKFFICNDEKLCDDTYERMGEIIKILDMNVYSEDELCNILSQVGFRHITSYTRSDNPWICIIAEK; encoded by the coding sequence ATGTCCAACAAGGAAGCATATATTGAAAAGATAATAGAAACAACTGAATTAGAAATAGATATTCCTAATTTTGAAGAACATCATGGAAATGAAGAAGAAATAGATCCTAACTACTTACTAAATTGTAGAAAACCCGAAGGAAAACTTGGAGAAAAAATGATTCATAGCATGAATCAACATCATGAACTTCTTGCACGATGGGGTGTAAGTCATTTAGATATAAATGATAATGATATAATACTAGATATTGGTTGTGGTGGTGGAATTAATATTAAACGTTTTACAAAAATGACAAATAATAAAGTATATGGTCTTGATTACTCAAAAGTAAGTGTTAATGAATCCATAAAACATAACCAAGAAGAAATAGCTGATAATAAAGTAGAAGTACATGAAGGTTCTGTATCAGATATACCATTTGATTGTGAAACATTTGATATGATAAGTGGATTTGAAACTATTTACTTCTGGCCTAATATAGAATATGATTTCAAGGAAGTTTATCGTGTTCTTAGAAAAGGTGGTAAATTTTTTATATGTAATGATGAAAAACTGTGTGATGATACATATGAACGTATGGGTGAAATTATTAAGATATTAGATATGAATGTTTATTCTGAAGATGAATTATGTAACATACTATCCCAAGTAGGTTTTAGACATATTACATCCTATACTCGTAGTGATAATCCATGGATTTGTATTATTGCAGAAAAATAA
- a CDS encoding ABC transporter ATP-binding protein: MELTGHNINFKYNSSSKMILKDVTLSLNNNKITGLVGDSGSGKSSLCKILAGYINNYEGDVKLDGNIIPDKGFAPVQLIFQHPEKVMNPKWKMNEVLEESWMPPEDMLEDFGIQKSWLTRFPRELSGGELQRFSVLRALNPKTKFLIADEMTTMLDAITQVQIFDSVLKIVKKRSMGLLVVSHDIDLINTICDDVLYLNDINHV, from the coding sequence ATGGAATTAACAGGACATAATATTAATTTTAAATATAATTCTTCTTCAAAAATGATTTTAAAAGATGTTACTCTTTCATTAAATAATAATAAAATCACAGGGTTAGTTGGAGATAGTGGTAGTGGAAAATCAAGTTTATGTAAGATATTAGCTGGTTATATAAATAATTATGAAGGGGATGTGAAACTTGATGGAAATATAATTCCAGATAAAGGATTTGCTCCAGTTCAACTAATATTCCAGCATCCTGAAAAGGTTATGAATCCTAAATGGAAAATGAATGAAGTATTAGAGGAGTCATGGATGCCTCCAGAAGATATGTTAGAAGATTTCGGGATTCAAAAATCATGGTTAACCAGATTTCCTCGTGAACTTTCAGGTGGAGAATTACAGAGATTTTCAGTACTTAGGGCATTAAATCCTAAAACTAAGTTTCTAATTGCTGATGAAATGACCACTATGCTTGATGCTATAACTCAGGTTCAAATTTTTGATTCTGTTTTAAAAATTGTTAAAAAAAGAAGTATGGGCTTATTAGTTGTGAGTCATGATATTGATTTAATTAATACAATTTGTGATGATGTATTGTATTTAAATGATATAAATCATGTTTAA